From Streptomyces durmitorensis, a single genomic window includes:
- a CDS encoding glycosyltransferase 87 family protein, which yields MTVIALVGARRRVPLAAGACLLSFTAFWLAQRAADVSMIDLMVYRAEGETVRAGGDLYALRTTEAHLPTTYPPFAALLFTPLTLLDTADMRTLATLGNLLLLVAFTHLALRLVGPVPTARGVGHARVETALWVSALAVWAEPVWTTLRYGQINLLLAVLVLWDLSRRPGHRWAGLGIGVAAAIKLTPALFAVFLLLTGAAEAVRRGPWRAPTRHACVAAVSFAGATLLAAAVLPYDSRRFWTRMVFEAGRVGLAEDTANQSLRGVLARLLHTEEPGIWWALAAAAVGALGLAVAVRAALRGERARAAVSCAATALLVSPVSWSHHWVWCVPMALLVWTDAPRRGGRARWAATGAVVLVFCSYALWWVPHGVGRLELGQNYGEMTLSALYVGTAFAFLLQGAGQNRTSDPLVDQAVAKE from the coding sequence GTGACCGTGATCGCGCTTGTCGGCGCCCGCCGCCGCGTGCCCCTCGCCGCCGGGGCGTGCCTGCTCTCCTTCACGGCCTTCTGGCTCGCGCAGCGCGCCGCGGACGTCTCGATGATCGACCTGATGGTCTACCGCGCCGAGGGCGAGACCGTGCGCGCGGGCGGCGACCTCTACGCGCTGCGCACCACCGAGGCCCATCTGCCCACCACCTACCCGCCGTTCGCCGCCCTGCTGTTCACGCCGCTGACGCTCCTGGACACGGCGGACATGCGCACGCTGGCGACGCTGGGGAACCTGCTCCTCCTGGTGGCCTTCACGCACCTCGCCCTCCGCCTCGTCGGGCCCGTACCGACCGCCCGGGGCGTCGGCCACGCGCGCGTGGAGACCGCCCTGTGGGTCTCGGCCCTCGCGGTCTGGGCCGAGCCGGTGTGGACGACGCTTCGGTACGGCCAGATCAATCTGCTGCTCGCCGTCCTGGTCCTGTGGGACCTGTCACGGCGGCCCGGCCACCGCTGGGCGGGCCTGGGCATCGGCGTCGCGGCGGCGATCAAGCTCACGCCCGCGCTCTTCGCGGTGTTCCTGCTGCTCACCGGCGCCGCCGAGGCCGTACGGCGCGGGCCCTGGCGCGCGCCGACGCGGCACGCGTGCGTGGCGGCCGTCTCGTTCGCCGGCGCGACACTGCTCGCGGCCGCCGTGCTGCCCTACGACTCCCGGCGCTTCTGGACCCGCATGGTCTTCGAGGCGGGCCGGGTCGGGCTCGCCGAGGACACCGCGAACCAGTCGCTGCGCGGGGTCCTCGCGCGGCTCCTGCACACCGAGGAGCCCGGCATCTGGTGGGCACTGGCCGCGGCGGCGGTCGGCGCGCTCGGTCTCGCGGTCGCGGTGCGCGCCGCGCTGCGCGGGGAGCGGGCCCGCGCGGCGGTGTCCTGCGCGGCGACGGCGCTCCTGGTCAGCCCGGTGTCGTGGTCGCACCACTGGGTGTGGTGCGTGCCGATGGCGCTGCTCGTGTGGACGGACGCGCCGCGCCGGGGCGGCCGGGCCCGGTGGGCGGCTACCGGCGCAGTGGTCCTCGTCTTCTGTTCGTACGCCCTGTGGTGGGTTCCGCACGGCGTGGGACGGCTTGAACTCGGCCAGAATTATGGCGAGATGACGTTGTCCGCCCTCTACGTAGGGACCGCTTTCGCGTTCCTGCTGCAAGGAGCCGGACAAAATCGGACGTCGGACCCGCTGGTGGATCAGGCCGTGGCGAAGGAATAG
- a CDS encoding NADH-quinone oxidoreductase subunit NuoF family protein codes for MNASLPDVPEVRVVGLPLLTSGFDLVERLDLAMHLKVHGPLEPIAGESLAGLSEAISLRGRGGAGFPFAKKLRAVADAAIRRGVRPVVVVNGSEDEPACRKDTVLINRAPHLILDGALLAAEALGARTLVVGVTRDSTESSMLAALAERGLTNRRGSSIRARVQRNPVRMVTGESSALVRSADGGPPMPPGRKVRTSDSGVGGAPTLLSNAETFAQLAVAARIGADRYCRTGLREEPGTVLLTVSGAVARPMVVEVPTGVPLRYVLQLAGAPPLPQGVLTGGYHGKWLDAITAHDAVVSRASLEACGGALGAGAILPIGPGTCPLGEALHVANWLASESAGQCGPCYLGLPAAARGLADVLDGGGPTALEALREVTRAVKRRGACKHPDGTAAFIESTITAFTDDLAAHVLGGGCGRPVEGVLPLQQEVSQAEAPSGRRLAVDWTLCQGHGLCADIIPELIQLGPDGFPGVAEASVPRYSEARATRAVRRCPALALRIEEDPSAPSPRTALPLALPPGRGRGRRALGSGRS; via the coding sequence GTGAACGCGTCGCTGCCCGACGTCCCCGAAGTCCGCGTCGTCGGGCTTCCGCTCCTGACCTCGGGCTTCGACCTGGTCGAGCGCCTGGACCTGGCGATGCACCTGAAGGTGCACGGCCCGCTCGAACCCATCGCGGGCGAGTCCCTCGCCGGCCTCTCCGAGGCCATCTCGCTGCGCGGCAGGGGCGGCGCGGGCTTCCCCTTCGCCAAGAAGCTGCGCGCGGTCGCCGACGCGGCGATACGCCGGGGTGTGCGCCCCGTGGTCGTCGTCAACGGCAGCGAGGACGAACCCGCCTGCCGCAAGGACACCGTCCTGATCAACCGCGCACCGCACCTCATTCTCGACGGCGCTCTCCTTGCCGCCGAGGCCCTGGGGGCCCGCACCCTCGTCGTGGGCGTGACCCGGGACTCCACCGAGTCCTCGATGCTCGCGGCGCTCGCCGAGCGCGGCCTGACCAACCGGCGCGGATCGAGCATCCGCGCGCGCGTGCAGCGCAATCCGGTGCGCATGGTGACCGGCGAGTCATCGGCCCTGGTGCGCTCGGCGGACGGCGGCCCTCCGATGCCGCCGGGCCGCAAGGTGCGCACGTCCGACTCCGGAGTGGGCGGAGCGCCCACGCTGCTGTCCAACGCGGAGACCTTCGCCCAGCTCGCGGTCGCCGCCCGGATCGGCGCCGACCGCTACTGCCGCACCGGCCTGCGGGAGGAGCCCGGCACGGTGCTGCTCACCGTCTCCGGAGCCGTCGCCCGGCCCATGGTGGTCGAGGTCCCCACCGGAGTGCCCCTGCGGTACGTCCTGCAGCTGGCCGGTGCGCCGCCGCTCCCCCAGGGCGTCCTGACAGGCGGCTATCACGGCAAGTGGCTCGACGCGATCACCGCTCATGACGCGGTCGTCTCACGCGCCTCCCTGGAGGCCTGCGGCGGCGCGCTCGGCGCGGGCGCGATCCTGCCGATCGGCCCCGGCACCTGCCCGCTGGGGGAGGCGCTGCACGTGGCGAACTGGCTGGCCTCCGAGAGCGCGGGACAGTGCGGCCCCTGCTATCTGGGCCTTCCGGCGGCGGCCCGCGGTCTCGCCGACGTCCTGGACGGCGGTGGCCCCACAGCCCTGGAGGCGCTGCGCGAGGTGACACGGGCCGTGAAGCGGCGCGGCGCCTGCAAGCACCCCGACGGCACGGCGGCCTTCATCGAGTCCACGATCACGGCGTTCACGGACGACCTCGCCGCGCACGTCCTGGGCGGCGGCTGCGGCCGCCCCGTGGAGGGCGTCCTGCCGCTCCAGCAGGAGGTCTCGCAGGCCGAGGCCCCCAGTGGCCGCAGGCTTGCCGTCGACTGGACGCTCTGCCAGGGCCACGGGCTGTGCGCGGACATCATCCCCGAGCTGATCCAGCTGGGCCCCGACGGCTTCCCCGGCGTCGCGGAGGCGTCCGTACCGCGGTACTCCGAAGCGCGCGCCACACGTGCCGTACGCCGCTGCCCCGCGCTCGCGCTGCGCATCGAGGAGGACCCGTCCGCACCCTCACCGCGCACGGCGCTGCCGCTCGCGCTCCCGCCGGGCCGCGGCCGGGGCCGCAGGGCGCTCGGCAGCGGACGGTCATGA
- a CDS encoding ferric reductase-like transmembrane domain-containing protein — protein sequence MNPLNPHRKSRTNRANRQSRSFAAFPEPSRTTRGVLTTAALLLIPLLVVLGSDAFRAALDFTTGVLSLVSLTAAVVWGLVASDRLFLHSRQRLLAQAVHRATAVASIGFLLLHVSVKLALDHVSPVGALIPFGLGFSGSDGLIGLGSLAGLLMVVTGVTGALRSAFASPVQVASRWRALHMLAYPAWCSALIHGLYAGREPKPWVIALYCLCLVAVAGAVALRAAPLPIKRKAAARILALLEPEGRARNREPVRRDTAESPLPGTAAAPGRAPEAASDPPPVVGIAAAYRVLASTNQPTEVVPSTDPPPPRWPAPSPPPPAEAPHIPYDPPYDTHSTAYGFEDTSYRSHDTAYDPPPYDPPYDAAHDPPYEAPYQAPYDSGPATEPLPNTFQAPSSGEPWNAATGGNK from the coding sequence ATGAACCCTCTGAATCCGCATCGCAAGAGCCGCACCAACCGCGCCAACCGCCAGAGCCGTTCGTTCGCAGCCTTCCCCGAACCGAGCAGAACCACGCGCGGAGTCCTGACAACCGCCGCGCTGCTGCTGATACCCCTGCTCGTCGTCCTCGGGAGCGACGCGTTCCGCGCCGCCCTCGACTTCACCACCGGCGTCCTGTCCCTGGTCTCCCTGACCGCCGCCGTCGTCTGGGGCCTGGTCGCTTCGGACCGGCTCTTCCTGCACTCCCGCCAGCGACTGCTCGCCCAGGCCGTGCACCGGGCCACAGCCGTCGCGTCCATCGGCTTCCTTCTGCTGCACGTCAGCGTCAAACTCGCGCTCGACCACGTGTCGCCGGTCGGGGCCCTGATCCCCTTCGGGCTCGGCTTCTCCGGCAGCGACGGGCTCATCGGCCTCGGCTCGCTCGCCGGGCTCCTCATGGTGGTCACAGGCGTCACCGGGGCCCTGCGCAGCGCCTTCGCGTCCCCGGTCCAGGTCGCGTCGCGCTGGCGCGCGCTGCACATGCTCGCCTACCCCGCCTGGTGTTCGGCCCTGATCCACGGCCTGTACGCGGGACGCGAGCCCAAGCCATGGGTGATCGCCCTGTACTGCCTCTGCCTGGTCGCCGTCGCGGGTGCGGTCGCGTTGCGCGCGGCCCCGCTCCCGATCAAGCGGAAGGCGGCCGCCCGGATCCTGGCCCTGCTCGAACCGGAGGGCAGGGCCCGCAACCGGGAGCCCGTCCGCCGGGACACCGCCGAGTCCCCGCTCCCCGGCACGGCCGCCGCTCCTGGCCGCGCCCCCGAAGCCGCCTCCGACCCGCCCCCGGTGGTGGGCATCGCCGCGGCCTACCGCGTCCTCGCCTCCACCAACCAGCCCACGGAGGTCGTGCCGAGCACCGACCCCCCGCCGCCCCGCTGGCCGGCCCCGTCCCCGCCTCCCCCGGCCGAGGCCCCGCACATCCCGTACGACCCGCCGTACGACACCCACTCCACGGCGTACGGCTTCGAGGACACCTCCTACCGCTCCCACGACACCGCGTACGACCCGCCGCCGTACGACCCCCCGTACGACGCGGCCCACGACCCTCCGTACGAGGCGCCGTACCAAGCCCCGTACGACAGCGGCCCCGCCACCGAACCGCTGCCCAACACCTTCCAGGCGCCGAGCTCGGGCGAGCCCTGGAACGCCGCCACCGGAGGCAACAAGTGA